One stretch of Miscanthus floridulus cultivar M001 chromosome 18, ASM1932011v1, whole genome shotgun sequence DNA includes these proteins:
- the LOC136521472 gene encoding putative F-box protein At3g49980 — translation MESTAGPRKRQQAASGSGSVAPHLPEELVRNILLYLPSRSIHRCRAVCKDWLRIVSDREFAVDHHRLQPTLPLASFLRGAASTKAETETETSPVDCCVDAFDLGAAGSFRPVVRFTDKEEQCGAGAGGFHILGSCDGLLLISFEDHFYVCNPATRQWTCLPTPLRASWFAGFYRHDPTGEYRALFYRDQWPGEDYYIMVPDSRRGRGIGLPAEKDGYKFRGQPYGPPVLLRGNLHWMPRQTEGYGILAFNTTTEVLTVMCPPVVREHMSLVAVGDELAMVSCGNNVTMVELWLLKDYENEIWVCMHRIRLPAVKVSTFSFDELWRMFFMSEEGVVIVTPEQKLVHYDMNGTLLESFPCDNGRHLKIAPYTFKESLVRHAFFEIQDCNAGDHEDEPEPPPFFQGL, via the coding sequence ATGGAGAGCACCGCGGGGCCGAGGAAGAGGCAGCAGGCCGCGTCGGGCTCTGGATCCGTGGCCCCGCACTTGCCCGAGGAGCTCGTCCGGAACATCCTCCTCTACCTGCCTTCCAGGTCCATCCACCGCTGCCGCGCCGTTTGCAAGGACTGGCTCCGGATAGTCTCCGACCGCGAGTTCGCCGTTGACCACCACCGCCTCCAGCCGACGCTGCCCCTCGCCTCCTTCCTCCGCGGCGCCGCCAGTACCAAggcggagacggagacggagacgagCCCCGTGGACTGCTGCGTCGACGCCTTCGACCTCGGCGCCGCCGGCAGTTTCCGTCCGGTCGTCCGGTTCACCGACAAGGAGGAGCagtgcggcgccggcgccggcggcttcCACATCCTCGGCTCCTGCgacggcctcctcctcatcagcTTCGAGGACCACTTCTACGTCTGCAACCCGGCGACGCGCCAGTGGACGTGCCTCCCGACGCCGCTCCGCGCCTCGTGGTTCGCCGGCTTCTACCGCCACGACCCCACCGGAGAGTACCGGGCCTTGTTCTACCGGGACCAGTGGCCCGGCGAGGACTACTACATCATGGTGCCGGACTCCAGGAGAGGGAGGGGAATCGGCCTGCCGGCGGAGAAAGATGGGTACAAGTTCAGAGGACAGCCGTATGGCCCGCCGGTCCTGCTCCGCGGCAACCTCCACTGGATGCCGCGGCAGACGGAAGGCTACGGGATACTGGCGTTCAACACGACCACCGAGGTTCTCACGGTTATGTGCCCTCCTGTGGTTCGGGAGCACATGTCGTTGGTTGCGGTGGGTGACGAGCTCGCCATGGTTAGCTGCGGCAACAATGTCACAATGGTCGAGCTCTGGCTTCTCAAGGATTACGAGAACGAGATCTGGGTCTGCATGCACCGGATCCGGCTGCCGGCGGTGAAGGTCAGCACCTTCTCGTTCGATGAGTTGTGGCGTATGTTCTTCATGTCAGAAGAGGGAGTTGTGATAGTCACCCCAGAGCAGAAGCTGGTGCACTATGACATGAATGGGACTCTGCTGGAAAGCTTCCCTTGCGATAATGGCCGCCATCTCAAGATTGCTCCGTATACCTTCAAGGAAAGCCTCGTTCGGCATGCGTTCTTTGAGATACAGGATTGCAATGCCGGTGATCATGAAGATGAACCCGAGCCACCGCCTTTCTTCCAGGGGCTGTAG
- the LOC136522326 gene encoding uncharacterized protein, with the protein MAPVLLGPPSIRGARPPPSAVANAEAPASHPFLDLLDAGFNEPNPDAKAAAGAEPPRKARTEKNSATYASSGNPCLDLFFQVVPDTPPDRVRALLAAAWDHDALTALKLVANLRGVRGTGKSDKDGFYAAALWMHERHPRTLACNIPALAEFGYFKDFPELLYRLIHGPDVRKVAKAKADADKARRAMKVRVAKLAERRSRARENYAAVVAATTVPGKPTLADYFTATLARTKSNSKRSRKAAAVAPMDAEEPDQAMEVEQEPEREAMEVEQKPEAPQEAAAPPQPQEEAAAKKKAKKKVPKAARLAVNALETYYSDRAYRFLFDCVAEFFADLLASDLKQLAPDGKKKKIGLAAKWCPTPGSSFDRTTLLCEAIARRLFPRDSSPDYADLSEEHYAYSALHRLRREVLVPLRKVLELPEVYMSAQRWSQLPYARVASVAMRRYKSLFKKHDEARFGKYLEDVEAGKAKIAAGALLPHEIAAAAYRGESDAVSELQWRRMVDDLRKKGSLSNCIAVCDVSGSMIGTPMEVCIALGLLISDLSEEPWAGRVITFSRRPEIHLVKGKTLKDKYSFVERMDWGGNTDFQAVFDRILSTAVDARLAQEKMIRTVFVFSDMEFDQASANRWETDYEAINRKFRDAGYGDVVPQIVFWNLRDSRSTPVTSTQPGVAMVSGFSKNLVKLFLENDGLVSPEAVMAQAIAGKEYQKLAVFD; encoded by the coding sequence ATGGCCCCCGTGCTCCTCGGCCCTCCCTCCATCCGCGGGGCGCGCCCACCGCCGTCCGCCGTCGCCAACGCCGAGGCCCCCGCTTCCCACCCCTTCCTCGACCTCCTCGACGCCGGCTTCAACGAGCCCAACCCCGACGCCAAGGCCGCCGCGGGCGCCGAGCCGCCGCGCAAGGCGCGCACCGAGAAGAACTCCGCCACCTACGCCAGCTCCGGGAACCCCTGCCTCGACCTCTTCTTCCAGGTCGTCCCCGACACGCCGCCCGACCGCGTGCGCGCGCTCCTCGCCGCCGCCTGGGACCACGACGCGCTCACCGCGCTCAAGCTCGTCGCCAACCTCCGCGGCGTGCGCGGTACGGGAAAGTCCGACAAGGACGGGTTCTACGCCGCCGCGCTCTGGATGCACGAGCGCCACCCGCGCACGCTCGCCTGCAACATTCCCGCGCTCGCCGAGTTCGGCTACTTCAAGGACTTCCCCGAGCTACTGTACCGCCTCATCCACGGCCCCGACGTACGCAAGGTCGCCAAGGCCAAGGCGGACGCCGACAAGGCGCGCAGGGCCATGAAGGTTCGCGTCGCGAAGCTGGCGGAGCGTCGGAGTCGTGCCCGCGAGAACTACGCCGCCGTCGTAGCCGCCACCACGGTCCCAGGCAAGCCCACGCTTGCCGACTACTTCACCGCCACGCTCGCCAGGACCAAGTCCAACTCCAAGCGAAGCAGAAAAGCGGCGGCCGTGGCCCCGATGGACGCGGAGGAGCCTGATCAGGCTATGGAGGTGGAGCAGGAACCTGAAcgcgaggcgatggaggtggagcagAAACCCGAGGCGCCTCAGGAGGCGGCTGCGCCACCGCAACCGCAGGAGGAGGCCGCCGCGAAGAAGAAGgccaagaagaaggtgcccaagGCGGCCAGGCTCGCCGTGAACGCACTGGAGACGTACTACAGCGATCGCGCCTACCGCTTCCTGTTCGACTGCGTCGCCGAGTTCTTCGCCGACCTCCTCGCCTCTGACCTCAAGCAGCTCGCCcccgacggcaagaagaagaagatcggGCTCGCCGCCAAGTGGTGCCCCACGCCAGGCTCGTCGTTCGACCGGACGACACTGCTCTGCGAGGCCATCGCCCGCCGCCTCTTCCCGCGTGACTCCAGCCCCGACTACGCCGACCTTTCGGAGGAGCACTACGCCTACAGCGCGCTCCATCGTCTCCGCCGCGAGGTGCTGGTGCCGCTGCGCAAGGTCCTCGAGCTCCCCGAGGTGTACATGAGCGCCCAGAGGTGGTCTCAGCTCCCCTACGCCCGCGTGGCGTCCGTGGCCATGAGGCGCTACAAGTCCCTGTTCAAGAAGCACGACGAGGCGCGCTTCGGCAAGTACCTGGAAGACGTGGAGGCGGGGAAGGCCAAGATCGCGGCGGGCGCGCTCCTGCCCCACGAGATCGCGGCCGCGGCGTACCGCGGCGAGTCTGACGCCGTGTCGGAGCTGCAGTGGCGCCGCATGGTGGACGACCTCCGCAAGAAGGGCTCGCTGAGCAACTGCATCGCCGTCTGCGACGTGTCCGGTAGCATGATCGGCACCCCGATGGAGGTGTGCATCGCCCTGGGCTTGCTCATCTCGGATCTCAGCGAGGAACCATGGGCGGGCAGGGTGATCACGTTCAGCCGCCGCCCGGAAATCCACTTGGTCAAGGGGAAAACCCTCAAGGACAAGTACAGTTTCGTTGAAAGAATGGATTGGGGAGGCAACACCGACTTCCAGGCGGTGTTCGACCGCATCCTCAGCACGGCAGTGGACGCCCGGCTGGCACAGGAGAAGATGATTAGGACCGTGTTCGTCTTCAGCGACATGGAGTTCGACCAGGCTTCGGCGAACCGGTGGGAGACCGACTACGAGGCCATCAACCGCAAGTTCCGGGACGCTGGGTACGGCGACGTGGTGCCACAGATCGTGTTCTGGAACCTGCGGGACTCGCGCTCCACGCCGGTGACGTCGACGCAGCCAGGGGTTGCGATGGTGAGCGGGTTCTCCAAGAACTTGGTCAAGCTCTTCTTGGAGAACGATGGCTTGGTGAGCCCGGAGGCTGTCATGGCCCAAGCGATCGCCGGTAAGGAGTACCAGAAGCTAGCCGTGTTCGATTGA
- the LOC136524191 gene encoding pheromone receptor transcription factor-like, translating into MPRRARRSGVKFVEDDRDRSLTFFKRRSGLFKAASGLSALTGARVAMVLESETGKFSSFGTPKAGPIVDSFVLGNAPIDSNSSEEDKARITSLQNELFQLEKAKAIDDKRKYENMA; encoded by the coding sequence ATGCCGAGGAGGGCAAGGAGGTCAGGAGTGAAGTTCGTTGAGGATGATAGAGATCGTAGTCTTACGTTCTTCAAGAGGCGCTCTGGGCTTTTCAAGGCTGCTTCTGGCCTCTCCGCCCTCACCGGTGCGAGGGTTGCCATGGTATTGGAGTCTGAAACTGGAAAGTTTTCCTCTTTCGGCACCCCAAAGGCTGGCCCCATTGTTGACTCTTTTGTTTTAGGGAATGCACCAATAGATTCTAACAGCAGTGAAGAAGACAAGGCAAGAATCACTAGCTTACAAAATGAGTTGTTCCAGTTGGAGAAAGCCAAGGCCATAGACGATAAGAGGAAGTATGAGAACATGGCATGA